The window ACCGACGAGCAAAAGGATCGCTGGCTGCCCAAGTTCATCTCCGGTGAGTTCATCGGGTCGATCGCGATGTCGGAGCCGGCCGCCGGGTCGGATCTGGCCGGCATCAAGACCACCGCCCGCGACGAGGGGGATCACTGGGTGGTCAACGGCCAGAAGACGTTCATCAGCAACGGGCTGCTGTCCACGCTGGTGCTCGCCGCGGTCAAGACCGATCCGGCCGCCGGCCGCAAGGGCATCAGCCTGCTGATGATCGAGGACGGTATGGCGGGCTTTAGCCGCGGCCGCAAGCTCGACAAGATCGGCCAGCACTCCGCCGACACCGCCGAGCTGTTCTTCGACAACGTGCGGGTGCCCAAGGAAAACCTGGTCGGAGAACTCAATCGCGGCTTCTATCACCTGGTTTCGCATCTGGCGACCGAACGCCTCGGCATCGCCTGTTACGCGCTGCCGATGGCGCGCCGGGCATTGGAGCTGACCAAGACCTACGCATCCGAACGCACCGCGTTCGGCCAACCCATCGGCAAATTCCAGGTCAACCGCCATTTCATCGCTGAGATGCAGACCAAGCTCGACGCCGCGCAAACCTACCTGGACCAGTGTGTACTGGCAGCCAACGACGGTGAGCTCAGCGACGAGGACGCCGCCGGACTGAAGTGGTGGACCAGCGAAGTGCAGTGGGAGATCGTCGACCGCTGCCTGCAGCTGCACGGCGGCTACGGCTACATCAATGAGTACGAGGTCGCGCGACTGTGGCGAGATTCACGCGTGCAGCGGCTTTACGGCGGAACCACCGAGATCATGAAGGATTTGATGGGCCGCTCAATGGGCTATTAGCTTTCGCCGATTTCCGGACTGAGCCCCACCATCGGCTAACCTGTCAACTAGTTAGTTGTTTAGGCGGCGCCGAGGAAAGGGGCAGCATGGAGGTCGTCAATCTCCGGGAGCCGAAGATGGCCGACCGGGTGGCCGCACAGTTGCGCCGGATGTTCATCCGAGGCGAAATCGCCGAAGGCACAATGCTGCCGCCGGAATCCGAACTGATCGAGCGGTTCGGGGTGTCGCGGCCGACGCTGCGCGAGGCGTTCCGGGTGCTCGAATCCGAGTCGCTGATCGAAGTTCAGCGCGGCGTTCGCGGCGGTGCACGGGTCAGTCGCCCGAAGCGGGAAACACTGGCCCGCTACGCCGGGCTGATCCTGGAATTCGAGGCCGTGACCCTCAAGGATGTCTATGATGCGCGCGCCGCGCTGGAGACCCCGATGGTGGTGCAGCTGGCCAAGCAGCGACCCGCCAAGGCCATCGCCGAACTGGAGAAAATCCTCGCTCAAGAGGCCGAATTGGCCGGCAGCGAGGGAGTCGACATCCGGACCGAATTCCATGCCGCGATCACCCGGCTAGCGGGCAACAAGACGCTGGAGATCATCAGCTCGATGCTCTACCACATCATCGAGAAGGCCAACCGTTCACTGCAGCCGGCGAGCGATCAGCGCGGTGAGCAGGCGGGCCGGCGCGCCCACAAGACACACCAGATGCTGGTCGATCTGATCAAGGCCGGCGATGCCGACAAGGCCGCCGCATTGTGGAGCCGTCACCTGCAAAAGGCTGAGGAATACGTGCTTTCCGGTGCCGAGCTGTCCACGGTCGTCGACCTCCTGGAATGACAGCGACCCGGCCCGGTTAGTCCTTCCCGGTGGAAAGGATCGTCACCGCAGACACCGCGGTGGGCCCGCCGATGTTGTGCGCCAACGCGACTCGCGCGCCATCGACCTGGTTTTCGGACTCGCCGCGCAGCTGGTTGAACAGCTCATAGCACTGCGCGACACCGGTGGCCCCCGGCGGGTGTCCCTTGGCCTTCAATCCGCCACTCGGGTTGACCGGCATCGAACCGCCCACATAGGTTTCGCCGGCCTCGATGAGCTTGTACGCCTCGAAACGGCTGGCGAAACCGAGGTCTTCGTAGCTGATCAACTCGACACCGGT is drawn from Mycobacterium branderi and contains these coding sequences:
- a CDS encoding acyl-CoA dehydrogenase family protein — encoded protein: MRRNIFEQVHDDFRKTARAFFERECAPHAEQWERDGKVSRQAWRAAGEHGLIGWALPEKYGGLGITDYRFNQIVSEEFFGSGAVGIGLGVANDILVPYLVDLTTDEQKDRWLPKFISGEFIGSIAMSEPAAGSDLAGIKTTARDEGDHWVVNGQKTFISNGLLSTLVLAAVKTDPAAGRKGISLLMIEDGMAGFSRGRKLDKIGQHSADTAELFFDNVRVPKENLVGELNRGFYHLVSHLATERLGIACYALPMARRALELTKTYASERTAFGQPIGKFQVNRHFIAEMQTKLDAAQTYLDQCVLAANDGELSDEDAAGLKWWTSEVQWEIVDRCLQLHGGYGYINEYEVARLWRDSRVQRLYGGTTEIMKDLMGRSMGY
- a CDS encoding FadR/GntR family transcriptional regulator; translated protein: MEVVNLREPKMADRVAAQLRRMFIRGEIAEGTMLPPESELIERFGVSRPTLREAFRVLESESLIEVQRGVRGGARVSRPKRETLARYAGLILEFEAVTLKDVYDARAALETPMVVQLAKQRPAKAIAELEKILAQEAELAGSEGVDIRTEFHAAITRLAGNKTLEIISSMLYHIIEKANRSLQPASDQRGEQAGRRAHKTHQMLVDLIKAGDADKAAALWSRHLQKAEEYVLSGAELSTVVDLLE